The proteins below come from a single Vibrio natriegens NBRC 15636 = ATCC 14048 = DSM 759 genomic window:
- a CDS encoding LysR family transcriptional regulator → MELEDIYRRDLNLLVALRVLIEESSVSKAATRLNLSQSAMSRVLGRLRDLLGDPLFTRQGQHLIPTQKALEIDRSLGEPLESLRQLLSPIEFDPLHCDQTFTIATTDYAMQTILPFALPRIYQEAPNVSFNFLPLQHDRLSDQLTYEGADLAICRPTGPIEPLRSEILGRVGVLCLLSKQHPLADKEMNLEDYLGHPHAMIAISDGVNALIEQALIDKPQRKMVLRAYHLEAALAIVDTLPIIITVPADLAYLVAERYDLMVKPLPFEFTPFDYSMIWHARCEHSPAQEWLRGIVKEECGRLIAKRIEDMGLG, encoded by the coding sequence GTGGAATTAGAAGACATTTATCGCCGAGATCTCAATTTATTAGTCGCATTACGCGTGCTTATTGAAGAAAGCAGTGTTAGTAAGGCAGCAACTCGGCTGAATTTAAGCCAGTCGGCGATGAGTCGAGTGCTTGGACGACTACGTGACTTATTAGGCGACCCTCTTTTCACTCGTCAGGGGCAGCATTTAATCCCCACACAAAAGGCTCTGGAAATTGATCGTTCTCTGGGAGAGCCGTTAGAGTCGCTGCGCCAATTGCTTTCACCTATTGAGTTTGATCCGTTGCATTGCGACCAGACTTTTACTATCGCCACGACAGATTACGCCATGCAGACCATCTTACCTTTTGCCTTGCCGCGTATTTATCAGGAAGCGCCCAATGTGTCGTTTAACTTCCTGCCATTGCAGCACGATAGGCTGTCTGATCAACTGACTTATGAAGGCGCCGATCTCGCCATTTGCCGACCGACCGGTCCCATTGAGCCATTGCGTAGTGAAATACTAGGCCGGGTTGGTGTGTTGTGTTTATTGTCTAAGCAGCACCCGCTGGCAGATAAAGAGATGAATCTCGAAGATTATTTGGGGCATCCACATGCAATGATTGCGATCAGTGATGGGGTAAATGCGCTGATTGAACAAGCTTTGATTGATAAGCCACAACGCAAAATGGTGCTGCGTGCTTATCACCTGGAAGCGGCACTGGCGATTGTTGATACCCTGCCGATCATTATCACCGTTCCGGCAGATTTAGCGTATTTGGTCGCGGAACGTTATGACCTGATGGTGAAACCCCTGCCGTTTGAATTTACTCCGTTTGATTACTCGATGATCTGGCATGCGCGTTGTGAGCATTCACCTGCACAAGAATGGTTGAGAGGGATAGTTAAAGAAGAGTGCGGACGTTTGATTGCCAAGCGCATCGAAGATATGGGGTTAGGTTGA
- a CDS encoding MDR family oxidoreductase, with amino-acid sequence MFNALVLNQEDKRTIANIEQIDETQLPEGDVLIDVDYSSLNYKDGLAITGKGKIIRNFPMVPGIDLAGTVVSSEDGRYQAGDKVVLTGWGVGENHWGGMAQRARLKADWLVPLPKGLDSKKAMMVGTAGFTAMLCVQALLDADIKPEAGEILVTGASGGVGSVAVALLAQLGYKVAAVTGRVEQNGPLLEKLGASRIIDRVEFEEPARPLEKQIWAGAVDTVGSKVLAKVLAQMDYNSAVAACGLAGGFDLPTTVMPFILRNVRLQGVDSVMCPTEKRIAAWEKLVELLPDSYFEQACTEVELAEAPKYAEDITNGQVTGRVVIKL; translated from the coding sequence ATGTTTAATGCTCTAGTTCTAAACCAAGAAGACAAACGTACTATCGCCAACATCGAACAAATTGATGAAACCCAACTCCCTGAAGGTGACGTCCTGATTGACGTTGACTACTCATCGTTAAACTACAAAGACGGTTTGGCGATTACGGGCAAAGGTAAAATCATCCGTAACTTCCCAATGGTTCCGGGCATTGACCTGGCTGGTACCGTGGTGAGCTCTGAAGATGGACGCTACCAGGCTGGCGACAAAGTGGTGCTAACAGGCTGGGGCGTAGGTGAAAACCACTGGGGCGGCATGGCGCAACGTGCTCGCTTGAAAGCCGATTGGTTAGTACCGCTACCAAAAGGTCTAGACAGCAAAAAAGCAATGATGGTCGGTACCGCTGGCTTTACCGCAATGCTGTGTGTTCAAGCGCTGCTTGATGCTGATATCAAACCAGAAGCAGGCGAAATCCTTGTTACTGGCGCAAGTGGTGGCGTGGGTTCAGTCGCAGTCGCATTATTAGCTCAATTGGGTTACAAAGTCGCAGCCGTTACTGGTCGCGTAGAACAAAACGGTCCACTGCTAGAAAAGCTGGGCGCAAGTCGCATCATCGACCGCGTTGAGTTTGAAGAACCAGCTCGCCCACTTGAGAAACAAATCTGGGCAGGTGCAGTTGATACTGTCGGCAGCAAAGTGCTGGCAAAAGTACTGGCACAAATGGATTACAACAGCGCTGTCGCAGCATGTGGCCTGGCAGGTGGTTTTGACCTGCCAACAACTGTGATGCCATTTATCCTTCGTAACGTGCGTCTGCAAGGTGTCGACTCAGTAATGTGTCCGACTGAAAAACGTATCGCCGCATGGGAAAAGCTGGTTGAGCTATTACCTGATAGCTACTTTGAGCAAGCTTGTACCGAAGTCGAGCTAGCCGAAGCACCTAAATACGCCGAAGACATCACTAACGGCCAAGTCACTGGTCGCGTGGTTATCAAGCTTTAA
- the fadA gene encoding acetyl-CoA C-acyltransferase FadA: MTNQTRNVVVVDCLRTPMGRSKGGAFRNTRAEDLSAQLMKGILARNPQVNPSEIEDIYWGCVQQTLEQGFNVARNAALLAGLPIEISAVTVNRLCGSSMQALHDGTRAIMTGDAEICLIGGVEHMGHVPMNHGVDFHPGMAKNVAKAAGMMGLTAEMLGKLHGISREQQDEFAARSHARAHAATVEGRFKNEILPIEGHAADGTLFTLDYDEVIRPETSVEGLSQLRPVFDPANGTVTAGTSSALSDGASAMLIMSEEKANELGLKIRARIKGMAVAGCDPSIMGYGPVPATQKALKRAGLSIEDMDVVELNEAFAAQSLPCAKDLGLLDVMDEKVNLNGGAIALGHPLGCSGSRISTTLINLMEAKDAKYGLATMCIGLGQGIATVFERP, encoded by the coding sequence ATGACTAATCAAACAAGAAATGTTGTCGTAGTAGATTGTCTACGTACCCCAATGGGTCGCTCTAAAGGTGGCGCTTTCCGAAATACTCGTGCTGAAGACCTATCTGCACAACTGATGAAAGGCATTCTGGCGCGTAACCCACAAGTTAACCCAAGTGAGATCGAAGACATCTACTGGGGCTGTGTACAACAAACCCTGGAACAAGGCTTTAACGTTGCACGTAACGCAGCGCTGCTGGCTGGTCTGCCAATTGAAATTAGCGCGGTTACCGTAAACCGTTTGTGTGGTTCATCCATGCAGGCTTTGCATGACGGTACACGCGCAATTATGACTGGCGATGCCGAGATTTGCCTGATCGGTGGTGTTGAACACATGGGTCACGTACCAATGAACCACGGTGTGGACTTCCACCCGGGTATGGCGAAGAACGTAGCAAAAGCCGCAGGCATGATGGGTTTAACGGCCGAAATGCTGGGTAAACTGCACGGTATTAGCCGTGAGCAACAAGATGAGTTTGCCGCGCGCTCTCATGCACGTGCTCATGCAGCAACGGTAGAAGGTCGCTTTAAGAACGAAATCCTGCCAATCGAAGGTCACGCGGCAGACGGCACACTATTTACTCTGGATTACGATGAAGTTATCCGTCCAGAAACATCGGTAGAAGGCCTGTCTCAGCTTCGTCCGGTATTCGACCCGGCAAATGGTACCGTGACGGCAGGTACCTCCTCTGCACTATCAGATGGTGCTTCAGCAATGCTGATCATGAGTGAAGAAAAAGCCAACGAGCTTGGCCTGAAGATTCGCGCGCGTATCAAGGGCATGGCGGTTGCGGGCTGCGATCCGTCAATCATGGGTTACGGTCCAGTACCAGCAACACAAAAAGCGTTAAAACGTGCAGGTTTGTCTATCGAAGATATGGACGTAGTCGAGCTAAACGAAGCGTTCGCAGCACAGTCACTACCATGTGCTAAAGACCTGGGTCTGCTTGATGTGATGGACGAAAAAGTAAACCTGAATGGCGGCGCTATCGCTCTGGGCCACCCACTAGGCTGTTCTGGCTCTCGTATCTCTACGACGCTGATCAACCTAATGGAAGCAAAAGACGCGAAATACGGCCTTGCGACCATGTGTATCGGTCTTGGTCAGGGTATCGCGACTGTTTTTGAGAGACCTTAG
- the fadB gene encoding fatty acid oxidation complex subunit alpha FadB, with protein MIYQAETLQVKEIQDGIAELSFCSPKSVNKLDLATLESLDKALDALIAHQGLKGVMLTSDKDAFIVGADITEFLGLFAKTDEELDQWLQFANSIFNKLEDLPVPTISVIKGHALGGGCECVLATDMRIGDKTTSIGLPETKLGIMPGFGGCVRLPRVIGADNAMEIITQGKALRADEALKLGLLDAVVDSDSLHASALQTLTSAINEKLDWQARRKQKTSPLTLSKLESMMSFTMAKGLVAQKAGPHYPAPITSVLTIEEGARFARNEALDVERKHFVKLAKSEEAKSLVGLFLSDQYIKGIAKKAAKSANKDTKRAAVLGAGIMGGGIAYQSALKGVPVLMKDIAQASLDLGMNEASKLLNKRLATGRLDGFKMAGILASITPSLHYAGIENSDVIVEAVVENPKVKAAVLSEVEQNVGEDTVITSNTSTIPINVLAQSLQRPENFCGMHFFNPVHRMPLVEIIRGEKTSDETINRVVAYAAKMGKSPIVVNDCPGFFVNRVLFPYFGGFSMLLRDGADFTQIDKIMERKFGWPMGPAYLLDVVGIDTAHHAQAVMAEGFPERMGKQGRDAIDTLFEANKFGQKNGSGFYSYSVDKKGKPKKTFSEEILPLLADVCADKRDFDEQTIIQRMMIPMINEVVLCLQEGIIATPQEADMALVYGLGFPPFRGGVFRYLDSVGIAEYIETAKQHAELGAMYQVPQMLIDMAAKGETFYGAQQQGSI; from the coding sequence ATGATTTACCAAGCCGAAACCCTACAGGTAAAGGAAATACAGGATGGCATTGCAGAGCTGAGTTTCTGCTCGCCAAAATCCGTAAATAAACTCGATTTAGCGACACTTGAGTCACTAGACAAAGCCCTTGATGCACTTATCGCACACCAAGGTCTGAAAGGCGTAATGCTGACTTCAGATAAAGATGCGTTCATTGTAGGTGCAGACATTACTGAATTCTTAGGCCTGTTTGCTAAGACTGATGAAGAACTGGATCAGTGGCTACAATTCGCCAACAGCATCTTCAACAAACTTGAAGACCTTCCAGTCCCAACCATCTCAGTCATCAAGGGCCACGCTCTTGGTGGTGGCTGCGAGTGTGTATTGGCAACAGACATGCGCATCGGTGATAAAACCACCAGCATCGGTCTACCAGAAACGAAACTTGGCATCATGCCAGGCTTTGGTGGTTGTGTACGTCTACCTCGTGTTATCGGTGCTGATAACGCGATGGAAATCATTACACAAGGTAAAGCGCTCCGTGCTGATGAAGCACTAAAACTTGGCCTGTTGGATGCGGTTGTCGATTCAGACTCTCTGCATGCATCCGCTCTGCAAACACTGACGTCTGCAATCAACGAAAAACTTGATTGGCAAGCTCGCCGCAAACAAAAGACATCACCACTAACGCTAAGCAAGCTAGAGTCGATGATGAGCTTCACCATGGCAAAAGGCCTGGTGGCGCAAAAAGCGGGTCCACACTACCCGGCACCAATCACATCAGTCCTTACTATTGAAGAAGGCGCTCGATTTGCACGTAATGAAGCGCTGGATGTTGAACGTAAGCACTTCGTTAAACTAGCAAAATCAGAAGAAGCGAAATCATTGGTTGGTCTGTTCCTTAGCGATCAGTACATTAAAGGCATCGCTAAAAAAGCGGCAAAATCAGCAAACAAAGACACTAAACGTGCTGCTGTACTTGGCGCAGGTATCATGGGTGGCGGTATCGCTTACCAGTCAGCACTGAAAGGTGTGCCTGTACTGATGAAAGACATCGCTCAGGCCTCATTAGATTTGGGCATGAATGAAGCATCGAAACTGCTGAATAAGCGTCTTGCTACAGGTCGTCTTGACGGCTTCAAGATGGCGGGCATCCTCGCGTCTATTACTCCAAGCTTGCACTACGCTGGCATCGAAAACTCAGATGTGATTGTCGAAGCCGTGGTTGAGAATCCGAAAGTAAAAGCGGCGGTACTGAGCGAAGTCGAGCAAAACGTGGGCGAAGATACGGTTATCACGTCGAACACATCGACCATTCCAATCAACGTACTGGCTCAGTCACTACAACGCCCAGAAAACTTCTGTGGTATGCACTTCTTTAACCCTGTGCATCGCATGCCATTGGTTGAAATCATCCGCGGCGAAAAAACGTCAGATGAAACCATCAACCGTGTTGTGGCTTACGCAGCGAAAATGGGTAAATCACCAATCGTCGTTAATGACTGCCCTGGATTCTTCGTAAACCGCGTACTGTTCCCGTACTTTGGTGGTTTCAGCATGCTACTTCGTGACGGAGCTGACTTCACACAAATCGATAAAATCATGGAACGCAAGTTTGGTTGGCCAATGGGTCCAGCCTACTTGCTTGACGTTGTAGGTATCGATACAGCTCACCACGCACAAGCCGTCATGGCTGAAGGCTTCCCAGAGCGTATGGGCAAGCAAGGTCGCGATGCGATTGATACTTTGTTTGAAGCCAACAAGTTTGGCCAGAAAAATGGCAGCGGTTTCTACAGCTATTCAGTTGATAAGAAAGGTAAACCGAAGAAGACCTTCTCTGAAGAAATCTTGCCACTGTTAGCTGACGTATGTGCAGATAAACGTGACTTCGACGAGCAAACCATCATCCAACGAATGATGATTCCTATGATCAACGAAGTGGTGCTGTGTCTACAGGAAGGCATTATCGCGACACCACAAGAAGCGGACATGGCTCTGGTTTACGGTCTGGGCTTCCCTCCATTCCGCGGCGGTGTATTCCGCTACCTAGACAGCGTTGGTATTGCTGAATACATCGAAACAGCAAAACAACACGCTGAACTAGGCGCGATGTACCAAGTACCGCAAATGCTGATTGATATGGCAGCCAAAGGCGAGACCTTCTACGGCGCACAACAGCAAGGCTCTATCTAA
- a CDS encoding YigZ family protein, with product MNDQPYLIPAQPTQFEEEIKKSVFITYLAHTPSVDAAKAFVEQVKTKHADARHNCWGFVAGRPEDSMKWGFSDDGEPSGTAGKPILAQLSGSGVGEITAVVTRYSGGIKLGTGGLVKAYGGGVQQALRQLQTIEKKITTKLRLALDYGFMPIAQSIMPQFGAVEVDAEYSDQVVLVVEIELREVSGFTQAIINKSGAKAIVTPLDGK from the coding sequence ATGAATGACCAGCCTTATTTGATTCCTGCACAACCGACTCAATTTGAAGAAGAGATCAAAAAGAGTGTGTTTATTACTTATCTTGCCCATACGCCAAGTGTCGACGCTGCGAAAGCGTTTGTGGAACAAGTAAAAACAAAACACGCGGATGCGAGGCATAATTGCTGGGGATTTGTCGCCGGAAGACCAGAAGACTCGATGAAGTGGGGCTTCAGTGACGATGGCGAACCGTCTGGAACGGCAGGTAAGCCTATTCTCGCTCAGCTCTCTGGTTCAGGGGTTGGAGAAATTACGGCGGTTGTAACCCGTTACTCAGGCGGCATCAAATTAGGGACGGGTGGTTTAGTGAAGGCCTATGGTGGTGGTGTACAACAAGCACTCAGGCAGCTTCAAACTATTGAGAAAAAAATAACCACAAAGCTCAGACTAGCGTTAGACTATGGGTTTATGCCTATCGCACAGTCTATTATGCCTCAGTTTGGGGCGGTTGAAGTTGATGCTGAATACAGCGATCAGGTCGTGCTGGTGGTAGAAATTGAGCTTCGTGAAGTGAGCGGATTTACCCAAGCTATCATTAATAAAAGTGGGGCGAAGGCAATTGTTACCCCACTAGACGGAAAATAA
- a CDS encoding TrkH family potassium uptake protein, producing the protein MQFRSIIRIVGLLLALFSVTMLAPALVALTYRDGAGVPFVTTFFVLLFCGAVCWFPNRRHKHELKARDGFLIVVLFWTVLGSAGSIPFLIADNPNISVTDAFFESFSALTTTGATVIVGLDELPKAILFYRQLLQWFGGMGIIVLAVAILPVLGIGGMQLYRAEIPGPVKDTKMTPRIAETAKALWYIYLSLTIACATAFWLAGMTPFDAISHSFSTIAIGGFSTHDASMGYFDSYAINLITVVFLLISACNFTLHFAAFSSGGVHPKYYWKDPEFRAFIFIQVILFVVCFLLLLKHHSYTSTYDAFDQALFQTVSISTTAGFTTTGFADWPLFLPVLLLFSSFIGGCAGSTGGGMKVIRILLLTLQGARELKRLVHPRAVYTIKVGGSALPQRVVDAVWGFFSAYALVFVVCMLGLIATGMDELSAFSAVAATLNNLGPGLGEVALHFGDVNDKAKWVLIVSMLFGRLEIFTLLILLTPTFWRS; encoded by the coding sequence ATGCAATTTCGTTCAATTATTCGTATCGTCGGGCTATTGCTCGCGCTTTTTAGTGTCACAATGCTCGCGCCTGCGCTTGTCGCGCTGACTTACCGAGATGGCGCTGGTGTGCCTTTTGTCACGACCTTTTTTGTTCTGCTGTTTTGCGGGGCGGTGTGCTGGTTTCCGAACCGTAGGCATAAGCATGAGCTAAAAGCGCGTGACGGATTCCTTATCGTAGTCTTATTCTGGACCGTATTGGGCAGTGCGGGCTCCATTCCTTTTTTGATTGCTGATAATCCTAATATATCGGTAACGGACGCTTTTTTTGAGTCATTTTCCGCTTTGACGACCACCGGTGCGACGGTGATTGTTGGTCTGGATGAATTACCCAAAGCGATCTTGTTCTATCGTCAGCTACTTCAGTGGTTTGGCGGGATGGGGATCATCGTATTAGCGGTGGCCATTTTGCCTGTGTTAGGTATCGGTGGAATGCAGTTGTATCGTGCTGAAATCCCGGGGCCGGTAAAAGACACCAAAATGACACCGCGTATTGCTGAGACAGCCAAAGCGCTTTGGTATATCTACTTAAGCCTGACGATTGCATGTGCGACAGCATTTTGGTTGGCAGGGATGACACCGTTTGACGCCATCAGCCATAGTTTCTCTACCATCGCGATTGGCGGTTTCTCAACGCATGACGCAAGCATGGGGTATTTCGACAGTTACGCAATCAACCTCATTACCGTCGTATTTCTCCTGATCTCAGCGTGTAACTTTACTTTGCACTTTGCGGCATTCTCGTCCGGCGGGGTACATCCTAAATACTACTGGAAAGATCCCGAGTTTCGCGCATTCATCTTTATACAGGTGATACTGTTTGTTGTTTGCTTCTTATTACTACTGAAGCACCACTCATACACGTCCACGTATGATGCTTTCGACCAAGCGCTTTTCCAAACAGTCTCTATCTCAACCACGGCTGGTTTTACGACAACAGGCTTTGCGGATTGGCCATTGTTCTTACCTGTCTTGCTGCTGTTCTCATCTTTTATTGGTGGATGTGCTGGCTCGACAGGTGGTGGTATGAAAGTAATTCGCATATTGCTGCTTACCTTACAAGGTGCTCGTGAGCTGAAGCGTCTGGTTCACCCTCGCGCGGTCTACACCATTAAAGTTGGTGGTAGCGCGCTACCACAACGAGTCGTAGATGCCGTTTGGGGATTCTTCTCTGCGTATGCGTTGGTGTTTGTTGTGTGTATGTTGGGACTGATCGCGACCGGAATGGATGAACTGAGTGCATTCTCTGCCGTTGCCGCCACTTTGAATAATCTTGGTCCGGGCCTTGGAGAAGTAGCGCTGCATTTTGGTGATGTAAATGACAAAGCAAAATGGGTTCTGATCGTGTCCATGTTGTTTGGTCGTCTAGAAATCTTTACCTTACTCATTCTACTCACGCCAACGTTTTGGCGTAGCTAA
- the hemG gene encoding menaquinone-dependent protoporphyrinogen IX dehydrogenase — MAKALFLYSSREGQTKKIFNYIDEKLTDFDCDLVDLHNVDTIDFEPYDKVLVGASIRYGHLNKKLYQFIERHLTQLEKHKVAFFCVNLTARKEDQGKDTPEGSAYIRKFLMKSPWKPELIGVFAGALYYPRYGWFDKMMIKFIMSMTGGETDTTKEVEYTNWEKVTLFTDKFKEL; from the coding sequence GTGGCAAAAGCATTGTTCTTATACTCTTCTCGTGAAGGGCAAACAAAAAAAATCTTCAACTATATAGATGAGAAGCTAACGGACTTCGATTGTGATTTAGTGGATCTACATAATGTAGACACTATTGATTTCGAACCCTATGACAAAGTGCTGGTTGGGGCTTCTATTCGCTATGGGCATTTGAATAAGAAGTTGTACCAATTTATTGAACGCCACCTTACTCAACTGGAAAAGCATAAAGTCGCTTTCTTCTGTGTGAACCTAACGGCACGTAAAGAAGACCAAGGTAAAGATACGCCAGAAGGCAGTGCGTATATTCGTAAGTTCTTGATGAAATCACCTTGGAAACCAGAGTTAATAGGCGTGTTTGCTGGCGCCCTTTATTATCCGCGCTACGGGTGGTTCGACAAAATGATGATTAAGTTCATCATGTCGATGACGGGTGGAGAAACGGATACAACGAAAGAGGTGGAATACACCAACTGGGAAAAAGTGACTCTTTTCACGGATAAATTCAAAGAACTGTAG
- the nagE gene encoding N-acetylglucosamine-specific PTS transporter subunit IIBC, which yields MNILGYLQKIGKALMVPIAVLPAGGLMLGLGYALDPSGWGANSPLATILVYGGKGIMDNQAWLFAVGVAYGLAKDNNGAAALSGLLGLLIVEMIVGNTAVISQITGVPVADMSSSEVIASGAAVSAFTGIMMGIVAATLYNRFHTIKLPAALGFFGGKRFVPIVTSLASILISIVMVYVWPAVYGSLVNFGISISEMGAAGAGIYGFFNRLLIPIGLHHALNQVFIFDLVGINDISKFWSGTGELGVTGMYQGGFFPFMGYGLPAACLAMYHCAKPENKKRVGGILGASALTAILTGVTEPIEFAFMFVAPALYVVHALLAALSLYIAASMQWFAGFTFSGGLIDFILSYNLPLAIKPYMLIVQGICFAFIYYAVFRFAIIKFDLKTPGREEVEAVVKNETSTNTRAAQYLKALGGHSNLASIDSCITRLRLTLNDTTIVDERTLKAIGAMGVVKIGVNNLQVIVGTEAEQIAHAMQQIPETQDLSDVVVPSLSV from the coding sequence GTGAACATTTTAGGATATTTACAGAAAATCGGTAAAGCACTCATGGTACCGATCGCTGTGCTACCAGCCGGCGGTTTAATGCTTGGCCTTGGTTATGCCTTGGACCCATCTGGCTGGGGAGCGAATAGCCCATTAGCTACGATACTGGTGTATGGTGGTAAAGGTATTATGGATAACCAAGCTTGGTTATTCGCCGTTGGTGTGGCTTATGGATTGGCGAAAGACAATAACGGTGCCGCTGCTTTATCTGGATTACTCGGTCTATTAATTGTTGAAATGATTGTTGGTAATACGGCAGTAATTTCACAGATCACCGGAGTTCCTGTTGCTGATATGAGCTCTTCAGAGGTTATCGCATCTGGAGCCGCTGTAAGTGCATTTACAGGGATCATGATGGGGATAGTGGCTGCCACTCTTTACAACCGTTTCCACACTATCAAATTGCCGGCGGCATTAGGCTTCTTTGGCGGTAAACGCTTTGTACCTATTGTGACTTCACTGGCTTCGATTCTCATCAGTATTGTTATGGTTTACGTGTGGCCTGCAGTTTATGGTTCACTGGTTAACTTTGGTATCTCAATTTCTGAAATGGGTGCGGCGGGCGCTGGTATCTACGGTTTCTTCAACCGACTGTTAATTCCAATCGGTCTGCACCATGCACTCAACCAAGTGTTCATCTTTGACCTTGTTGGTATTAACGATATTTCTAAATTCTGGTCTGGTACTGGTGAGTTGGGTGTTACGGGTATGTACCAAGGTGGCTTCTTCCCATTTATGGGTTATGGTCTACCAGCCGCATGTCTAGCGATGTACCACTGTGCGAAGCCAGAAAATAAGAAAAGAGTCGGCGGCATTCTTGGTGCATCAGCGTTGACGGCAATTTTGACAGGTGTTACTGAACCGATTGAATTTGCGTTTATGTTTGTGGCTCCTGCTCTTTATGTTGTGCACGCTTTATTGGCAGCTCTTTCTCTCTATATTGCAGCAAGCATGCAGTGGTTCGCGGGTTTCACATTTAGCGGCGGGTTAATTGACTTCATCTTGTCTTATAACTTACCTCTAGCGATCAAGCCTTATATGCTTATCGTACAAGGTATTTGCTTTGCATTTATTTACTATGCGGTATTCCGATTTGCGATTATTAAGTTCGATTTGAAAACGCCAGGTCGTGAAGAAGTGGAGGCAGTAGTAAAGAATGAGACTTCTACTAATACGAGAGCAGCTCAGTATCTGAAAGCGCTGGGTGGCCATAGTAATCTTGCTTCTATCGACTCATGCATTACGCGTTTGCGTTTAACTTTGAATGATACCACTATTGTTGACGAACGAACTCTCAAAGCCATTGGCGCTATGGGAGTAGTAAAAATTGGCGTGAATAACCTACAAGTTATTGTTGGTACTGAAGCGGAACAAATCGCTCATGCGATGCAGCAAATTCCAGAGACGCAAGATCTCTCGGATGTCGTCGTTCCTAGTTTATCTGTATAA
- a CDS encoding sensor histidine kinase gives MSFVDDYALTRSSVFKTLASLFLIVTITNIVVIHQLYRDSNNFHQKQLTRQLNEEILEFNFAANQSQEDVEQLLRTKRATETPFYYRLIEANESDHLQHYYPIDLQANKHNILVGNNLQLEIGVDKRALEEYRKSLTPMVFSGIIFPTAVMIISALFFTVLILKKLEKVNHAMNRVLCGEPNVKIAVSRQDDEFDILAIHLNFMIEQMAKNESSLKSLTTGLAHDMRTPMARLKLRLEDILAQSDLSPSLVRSFSACYDELELILSLFNSMLEIAKLNSGQVNIDNNSVDLGKVTRDALDFISPIADEKNQRITFRQDTPCVITGDRSLLFRAVFNLLENAVKYTPNGGQIEVIADCFGVVIADSGIGISDYDKMYVCRPMYRADQSRTESGNGLGLSLVDAVANLHNAHLFLRDNNPGLRARLYFES, from the coding sequence ATGTCCTTCGTCGATGACTATGCTTTAACCCGTTCTTCGGTATTTAAAACATTGGCGAGCCTTTTTTTAATTGTCACTATCACCAATATCGTCGTCATACATCAACTGTATCGGGATTCTAACAACTTTCACCAAAAGCAATTAACACGGCAACTCAATGAAGAAATTCTGGAATTCAACTTTGCAGCCAACCAGAGCCAAGAGGATGTCGAGCAACTGTTAAGAACCAAACGCGCAACGGAGACACCTTTCTACTACAGACTGATCGAAGCTAACGAATCAGACCATCTTCAGCATTATTACCCTATCGACCTGCAAGCAAACAAACATAATATTCTGGTAGGAAATAACCTCCAATTAGAGATAGGAGTAGATAAAAGAGCCTTAGAAGAGTACAGGAAGTCACTTACCCCAATGGTTTTCTCTGGCATCATTTTTCCTACTGCAGTCATGATCATTTCTGCACTATTTTTTACGGTGCTCATTCTCAAAAAATTAGAAAAAGTAAATCACGCCATGAATCGCGTCCTATGTGGCGAGCCCAATGTAAAGATTGCCGTTTCTCGCCAGGATGATGAGTTTGATATTTTAGCCATTCATCTCAATTTCATGATTGAGCAAATGGCCAAAAACGAGTCTAGCCTCAAATCGCTGACCACTGGGCTTGCTCATGACATGAGAACACCAATGGCTAGGTTGAAACTTCGCTTAGAAGACATTCTAGCTCAAAGCGATTTATCACCATCCCTAGTTAGGAGCTTTTCAGCTTGTTATGATGAATTAGAGCTAATTTTGTCACTATTCAATAGCATGCTTGAAATTGCAAAACTCAACAGTGGCCAGGTGAATATCGACAATAATAGTGTCGATTTAGGTAAAGTCACCCGAGATGCCCTTGATTTTATTTCTCCCATCGCCGACGAAAAAAATCAGAGAATAACGTTTAGACAAGATACCCCCTGTGTTATCACAGGCGATCGTTCTCTGCTTTTTCGAGCGGTGTTTAACCTATTAGAAAATGCCGTTAAGTACACACCTAACGGAGGACAGATCGAAGTGATTGCGGACTGCTTTGGTGTTGTTATCGCCGACTCTGGCATCGGAATTTCTGATTACGACAAAATGTATGTTTGCCGCCCAATGTATCGTGCGGATCAGAGCCGCACGGAATCAGGTAATGGTTTAGGGTTGTCTTTGGTCGATGCCGTGGCCAATTTGCACAATGCGCACCTGTTTTTGCGTGACAACAATCCAGGGTTACGTGCTCGACTCTATTTTGAGAGTTAA